In Solanum stenotomum isolate F172 chromosome 6, ASM1918654v1, whole genome shotgun sequence, one DNA window encodes the following:
- the LOC125867024 gene encoding receptor-like protein kinase HERK 1 isoform X2 has protein sequence MGSKHSKETTSINDASNLNHRIPVESSRIPFVALQEATNNFDDKFLIGMGGFGKVYRGVLCDGTKVALKRGNPKSRQGIEEFRTEIEMLSQLRHPHLVSWMGYCDENNEMILIYEYMENGNLRSHLYGSDLRLPTMSWEQRLEICIGVARGLHYLHTNGVIHRDVKSTNILLDENFVAKITDFGISKTMHELDQFDTHISTNVKGTMGYLDPEYFRRQEPTGKSDVYSFGVVLCEVLSARPVVTPSLPRDQVHMAEWALKWQKKGQLEHIIDPNLIGKIRPDSLRKFGETMEKCLAGYQVDRPSMGHVVWNLEYALHLQEPVIQDDS, from the coding sequence ATGGGAAGCAAGCATTCCAAGGAAACAACATCCATAAATGATGCTTCTAACTTGAATCATCGGATTCCTGTTGAAAGTAGTCGAATTCCTTTTGTAGCTTTGCAGGAAGCAACAAACAACTTCGATGACAAGTTTCTCATTGGAATGGGTGGCTTTGGGAAGGTTTACAGGGGTGTTCTGTGTGATGGCACAAAGGTGGCCTTGAAAAGGGGTAATCCTAAGTCTCGACAAGGTATTGAAGAGTTCCGAACAGAAATTGAGATGCTCTCACAGCTCCGCCATCCGCATCTGGTTTCATGGATGGGATACTGTGATGAAAATAATGAGATGATTCTAATTTATGAGTACATGGAGAATGGGAACCTCAGGAGCCACTTGTATGGGTCAGATCTACGTCTACCCACTATGAGCTGGGAGCAGAGGCTGGAGATATGCATTGGGGTAGCAAGAGGTCTGCACTACCTTCATACCAATGGAGTTATACATCGTGATGTCAAGTCTACAAACATATTGCTTGATGAGAATTTTGTGGCAAAAATTACTGATTTTGGAATATCCAAGACAATGCATGAGCTTGATCAATTTGATACTCATATTAGCACAAACGTGAAAGGAACTATGGGCTACCTTGACCCCGAATATTTTAGGAGGCAAGAACCGACAGGAAAATCTGATGTTTATTCTTTTGGTGTTGTTTTATGTGAAGTTCTTTCTGCTAGGCCTGTCGTAACTCCATCTCTTCCGAGGGATCAGGTCCACATGGCTGAATGGGCATTGAAGTGGCAGAAGAAGGGACAACTGGAACATATCATAGATCCCAATCTTATTGGCAAAATAAGACCAGATTCCCTCAGGAAGTTTGGAGAAACAATGGAGAAATGCTTAGCTGGTTATCAGGTAGATAGGCCATCTATGGGTCATGTGGTGTGGAATCTAGAGTATGCACTCCATCTCCAAGAGCCTGTCATTCAAGATGATTCGTAA
- the LOC125867024 gene encoding receptor-like protein kinase HERK 1 isoform X1, protein MGSKHSKETTSINDASNLNQSSRIPLVALQEATNNFDDKFLIGMGGFGKVYRGVLCDGTKVALKRGNPKSRQGIEEFRTEIEMLSQLRHPHLVSWMGYCDENNEMILIYEYMENGNLRNHLYGSDLRLPSMSWEQRLEICIGIARGLHYLHTSAVIHRDVKSTNILLDENFVAKITDFGISKTGTGTELDQTQTHISTNVKGTMGYLDPEYFRRQQLTEKSDVYSFGVVLCEVLCARPVVTPSLPRDQVHIAEWALKWQKKGQLEQIIDPKLIGKIRPDSLRKFGETVEKCLAGYEVNRPSMRHVLWNLEYALHLQEPVIQDDSEENSTICVGESSSQVNAISHVDANFSAAQIENSNFDDHTVKQGQERQISL, encoded by the coding sequence ATGGGAAGCAAGCATTCCAAGGAAACAACATCCATAAATGATGCTTCTAACTTGAATCAAAGTAGTCGAATTCCTCTTGTAGCTTTGCAGGAAGCAACAAACAACTTCGATGACAAGTTTCTCATTGGAATGGGTGGCTTTGGGAAGGTTTACAGGGGTGTTCTGTGTGATGGCACAAAGGTGGCCTTGAAAAGGGGTAATCCTAAGTCTCGACAAGGTATTGAAGAGTTCCGAACAGAAATTGAGATGCTCTCACAGCTCCGCCATCCGCATCTGGTTTCATGGATGGGATACTGTGATGAAAATAATGAGATGATTCTAATTTATGAGTACATGGAGAATGGGAACCTCAGGAACCACTTGTATGGGTCAGATCTACGTCTACCCAGTATGAGCTGGGAGCAGAGGCTGGAGATATGCATTGGGATAGCCAGAGGTCTGCACTACCTTCATACCAGTGCAGTTATACATCGTGATGTCAAGTCTACAAACATATTGCTTGATGAGAATTTTGTGGCAAAAATTACTGATTTTGGAATATCCAAGACAGGGACTGGGACTGAGCTTGATCAAACTCAAACGCATATTAGCACAAACGTGAAAGGAACTATGGGCTACCTTGACCCCGAATATTTTAGGAGGCAACAGCTGACAGAAAAATCTGATGTTTATTCTTTTGGTGTTGTTTTATGTGAAGTTCTTTGTGCTAGGCCTGTCGTAACTCCATCTCTTCCGAGGGATCAGGTCCACATAGCTGAATGGGCATTGAAGTGGCAGAAGAAGGGACAACTGGAACAAATTATAGATCCCAAACTTATTGGCAAAATAAGACCAGATTCCCTCAGGAAGTTTGGAGAAACAGTGGAGAAATGCTTAGCTGGTTATGAGGTAAATAGGCCATCTATGAGACATGTGTTGTGGAATCTAGAGTATGCACTTCATCTCCAAGAGCCTGTCATTCAAGATGATTCGGAAGAAAACAGTACCATCTGTGTTGGAGAGAGCTCTTCACAAGTCAATGCTATCAGTCATGTTGATGCCAATTTTTCTGCGGCTCAGATCgagaattcaaattttgatgatCACACGGTGAAGCAGGGTCAGGAACGACAAATCTCTTTATGA
- the LOC125867024 gene encoding probable receptor-like protein kinase At5g59700 isoform X3, producing the protein MGSKHSKETTSINDASNLNQSSRIPLVALQEATNNFDDKFLIGMGGFGKVYRGVLCDGTKVALKRGNPKSRQGIEEFRTEIEMLSQLRHPHLVSWMGYCDENNEMILIYEYMENGNLRNHLYGSDLRLPSMSWEQRLEICIGIARGLHYLHTSAVIHRDVKSTNILLDENFVAKITDFGISKTGTGTELDQTQTHISTNVKGTMGYLDPEYFRRQQLTEKSDVYSFGVVLCEVLCARPVVTPSLPRDQVHMAEWALKWQKKGQLEHIIDPNLIGKIRPDSLRKFGETMEKCLAGYQVDRPSMGHVVWNLEYALHLQEPVIQDDS; encoded by the exons ATGGGAAGCAAGCATTCCAAGGAAACAACATCCATAAATGATGCTTCTAACTTGAATCAAAGTAGTCGAATTCCTCTTGTAGCTTTGCAGGAAGCAACAAACAACTTCGATGACAAGTTTCTCATTGGAATGGGTGGCTTTGGGAAGGTTTACAGGGGTGTTCTGTGTGATGGCACAAAGGTGGCCTTGAAAAGGGGTAATCCTAAGTCTCGACAAGGTATTGAAGAGTTCCGAACAGAAATTGAGATGCTCTCACAGCTCCGCCATCCGCATCTGGTTTCATGGATGGGATACTGTGATGAAAATAATGAGATGATTCTAATTTATGAGTACATGGAGAATGGGAACCTCAGGAACCACTTGTATGGGTCAGATCTACGTCTACCCAGTATGAGCTGGGAGCAGAGGCTGGAGATATGCATTGGGATAGCCAGAGGTCTGCACTACCTTCATACCAGTGCAGTTATACATCGTGATGTCAAGTCTACAAACATATTGCTTGATGAGAATTTTGTGGCAAAAATTACTGATTTTGGAATATCCAAGACAGGGACTGGGACTGAGCTTGATCAAACTCAAACGCATATTAGCACAAACGTGAAAGGAACTATGGGCTACCTTGACCCCGAATATTTTAGGAGGCAACAGCTGACAGAAAAATCTGATGTTTATTCTTTTGGTGTTGTTTTATGTGAAGTTCTTTGTGCTAGGCCTGTCGTAACTCCATCTCTTCCGAGGGATCAG GTCCACATGGCTGAATGGGCATTGAAGTGGCAGAAGAAGGGACAACTGGAACATATCATAGATCCCAATCTTATTGGCAAAATAAGACCAGATTCCCTCAGGAAGTTTGGAGAAACAATGGAGAAATGCTTAGCTGGTTATCAGGTAGATAGGCCATCTATGGGTCATGTGGTGTGGAATCTAGAGTATGCACTCCATCTCCAAGAGCCTGTCATTCAAGATGATTCGTAA